The Frondihabitans australicus genome includes a region encoding these proteins:
- the ftsH gene encoding ATP-dependent zinc metalloprotease FtsH → MDFKRLLRGPYLYVLIALIGIAVAWSLINMNSTTKISTQEGLADLSSGKVASAQIYSNEQRVDLVLNDKTTAQFYYATPRGAEVVKAVSDAKLKSIKDGGGYTDVVTQTSVFWSLAQFFIPFLIIGVLFWFLFSSMQGGGSKVMQFGKSRAKLNNKETPQVSFTDVAGADEAIEELQEIKDFLKEPAKFQAVGARIPKGVLLYGPPGTGKTLLARAVAGEAGVPFFSISGSDFVEMFVGVGASRVRDLFEQAKQNSPAIIFIDEIDAVGRHRGAGIGGGNDEREQTLNQLLVEMDGFDVKTNVILIAATNRPDVLDPALLRPGRFDRQIGVDAPGLEGRKQILEVHGKGKPLSASVDLDVLARKTPGFTGADLANVLNEAALLTARSNAQLIDNRALDEAVDRVMAGPQRRSRVMKDSEKLITAYHEGGHALAAAAMRHTDPVTKITILPRGRALGYTMVLPLEDKYSVTRNELLDQLTYAMGGRVAEEIVFHDPTTGASNDIEKATSTARKMVTEYGMSSKVGSVKLGQGSGEQFMGRDMGERDYSEKIAETVDAEVRILLEQAHDEAWQVINDNRDILDRLATLLLEKETLDHDELAEVFKDVKKLPERPEWLSSTKRPLSNLPAVQIPSRLPVDAGAVDGGIDSEPSAKPARKRPPRTTPGIAPA, encoded by the coding sequence ATGGACTTCAAGCGCTTACTCCGCGGCCCGTACCTCTACGTGCTCATCGCTCTGATCGGCATCGCTGTCGCGTGGAGCCTGATCAACATGAACAGCACCACGAAGATCTCGACCCAGGAGGGTCTCGCAGATCTGTCGTCGGGCAAGGTCGCGTCGGCGCAGATCTACAGCAACGAGCAGCGCGTCGACCTCGTGCTGAACGACAAGACGACCGCGCAGTTCTACTACGCGACGCCTCGTGGCGCCGAGGTCGTCAAGGCGGTCTCCGACGCGAAGCTGAAGTCGATCAAGGACGGCGGCGGCTACACGGACGTCGTGACGCAGACCAGCGTGTTCTGGTCGCTCGCGCAGTTCTTCATCCCGTTCCTGATCATCGGCGTCCTGTTCTGGTTCCTCTTCTCGAGCATGCAGGGCGGCGGCAGCAAGGTCATGCAGTTCGGCAAGTCGCGGGCGAAGCTGAACAACAAGGAGACCCCGCAGGTCTCGTTCACCGACGTGGCGGGCGCCGACGAGGCCATCGAAGAGCTGCAGGAGATCAAGGACTTCTTGAAAGAGCCCGCGAAGTTCCAGGCGGTCGGCGCGCGAATCCCGAAGGGCGTTCTCCTCTACGGCCCTCCCGGCACCGGCAAGACGCTCCTCGCGCGGGCCGTCGCGGGTGAGGCCGGCGTCCCCTTCTTCTCGATCTCCGGCTCGGACTTCGTCGAGATGTTCGTCGGCGTCGGCGCGAGCCGCGTCCGCGACCTCTTCGAGCAGGCCAAGCAGAACAGCCCGGCCATCATCTTCATCGACGAGATCGACGCCGTCGGCCGCCACCGCGGTGCCGGCATCGGCGGCGGCAACGACGAGCGCGAGCAGACCCTCAACCAGCTCCTGGTCGAGATGGACGGCTTCGACGTGAAGACGAACGTCATTCTCATCGCGGCCACGAACCGTCCGGACGTGCTCGACCCCGCGCTCCTGCGCCCGGGTCGCTTCGACCGCCAGATCGGCGTCGACGCTCCCGGACTCGAGGGCCGCAAGCAGATCCTCGAGGTCCACGGCAAGGGCAAGCCGCTCTCGGCGAGCGTCGACCTCGACGTCCTGGCCCGCAAGACGCCGGGCTTCACCGGCGCCGACCTGGCCAACGTCCTCAACGAGGCCGCGCTCCTCACGGCTCGCAGCAACGCGCAGCTGATCGACAACCGCGCCCTCGACGAGGCCGTCGACCGCGTCATGGCCGGCCCCCAGCGCCGCAGCCGCGTGATGAAGGACAGCGAGAAGCTGATCACCGCGTACCACGAGGGCGGCCACGCCCTCGCCGCGGCGGCCATGCGCCACACCGACCCGGTGACCAAGATCACGATCCTGCCGCGCGGTCGCGCCCTCGGCTACACGATGGTGCTGCCGCTGGAGGACAAGTACTCCGTCACCCGCAACGAGCTGCTCGACCAGCTCACGTACGCCATGGGCGGCCGCGTCGCCGAAGAGATCGTCTTCCACGACCCGACCACCGGCGCCTCGAACGACATCGAGAAGGCCACCTCGACGGCCCGCAAGATGGTCACCGAGTACGGCATGTCGTCGAAGGTCGGCTCGGTGAAGCTCGGTCAGGGCTCGGGCGAGCAGTTCATGGGCCGCGACATGGGCGAGCGCGACTACTCGGAGAAGATCGCCGAGACGGTCGACGCCGAGGTGCGGATCCTGCTCGAGCAGGCGCACGACGAGGCGTGGCAGGTCATCAACGACAACCGCGACATCCTCGACCGTCTGGCGACGCTGCTCCTCGAGAAGGAGACGCTCGACCACGACGAGCTCGCCGAGGTGTTCAAGGACGTCAAGAAGTTGCCCGAGCGCCCCGAGTGGCTCTCGAGCACGAAGCGACCGCTGTCGAACCTGCCGGCCGTGCAGATCCCGTCGCGCCTCCCGGTCGACGCCGGTGCGGTCGACGGCGGCATCGACTCCGAGCCGTCGGCGAAGCCCGCTCGCAAGCGTCCTCCGCGCACCACCCCCGGCATCGCTCCCGCCTAG
- a CDS encoding NlpC/P60 family protein has product MRCGPRRLRVLAVVAIGTGVVAASAVGLAAPAQASPYPTWSDVQAAKGDQAKAEKEISTLNGAITSLQQKAQTASDAASGAGETYQVAVNAEQAAADQLKTLRSQQTRAAATAKQSRQRVGQLVAQLSHSGGQQLTVTMLTDSKHAGDLLYQLGTMTNLTARTKGLLEQATADENEATSLGDQAAAAQAALAKRTEAAKSALATANQLADTAASALNAQTQNQTQLIAQVAYLKGTTASVESKYYAGLAAGTVADTTPAPAGSKGAGSPSSTSGGTSAGSGSSGSSGGSSGSSGSSGSGSGSGSSSGGGSGSSGGGSSSGSGSGSGSGSGSGSSSTKPPTTTTPPVTTTPPPSSGTSAQVTTAIAYAKAQLGKAYVFGGAGPNSYDCSGLMMASYSAAGVYIGGHSVRWQYEYLGGEGRLVSISQWKPGDILFYYNTSDGYYHDAMYLGGGQMIEAPNPSARVRIVAVRYTQLLNVVGRPVG; this is encoded by the coding sequence GTGAGGTGCGGGCCCAGAAGGCTGCGCGTTCTCGCCGTCGTCGCCATCGGCACGGGTGTGGTCGCGGCGTCCGCCGTCGGCCTCGCGGCTCCGGCCCAGGCGTCGCCCTACCCCACGTGGTCCGACGTCCAGGCGGCGAAGGGCGATCAGGCGAAGGCCGAGAAGGAGATCTCGACCCTCAACGGCGCGATCACGTCGCTCCAGCAGAAGGCGCAGACCGCGAGCGACGCCGCCTCCGGCGCCGGCGAGACCTACCAGGTCGCCGTCAACGCCGAGCAGGCGGCCGCCGACCAGCTGAAGACGCTCCGGTCGCAGCAGACGAGGGCCGCCGCGACGGCGAAGCAGTCCCGCCAGAGGGTGGGCCAGCTCGTCGCGCAGCTCTCGCACTCGGGCGGGCAGCAGCTCACGGTGACCATGCTCACCGACTCGAAGCACGCCGGCGACCTGCTGTACCAGCTCGGCACGATGACCAACCTCACCGCCCGCACGAAGGGCCTCCTCGAGCAGGCGACAGCCGACGAGAACGAGGCGACCTCGCTCGGCGACCAGGCCGCGGCCGCTCAGGCGGCGCTGGCGAAGCGGACCGAAGCGGCGAAGTCGGCGCTCGCGACTGCGAACCAGCTCGCCGACACGGCCGCCTCGGCCCTGAACGCGCAGACGCAGAACCAGACGCAGCTCATCGCCCAGGTGGCCTACCTGAAGGGCACGACCGCCAGCGTCGAGTCGAAGTACTACGCGGGGCTCGCGGCGGGCACGGTCGCAGACACGACGCCGGCTCCTGCGGGCTCCAAGGGCGCAGGATCCCCGAGCTCGACCTCAGGGGGCACCTCGGCCGGCTCCGGCTCCTCGGGGTCCTCCGGCGGTTCGTCCGGCAGCAGTGGCTCGTCCGGCTCCGGCTCCGGCTCGGGTTCGTCGAGCGGCGGCGGCAGCGGCTCGTCCGGCGGCGGCTCGTCCTCCGGTTCCGGCTCGGGCTCCGGCTCGGGTTCGGGTTCGGGTTCATCGTCGACCAAGCCGCCGACGACCACGACCCCGCCGGTCACGACCACGCCGCCCCCGTCCTCGGGCACCTCGGCGCAGGTCACCACGGCGATCGCCTACGCGAAGGCCCAGCTCGGCAAGGCCTACGTCTTCGGCGGCGCCGGGCCGAACTCGTACGACTGCTCCGGCCTGATGATGGCGTCGTACAGCGCCGCCGGCGTCTACATCGGCGGCCACTCGGTGCGCTGGCAGTACGAGTACCTCGGCGGCGAGGGCCGTCTGGTCTCGATCTCGCAGTGGAAGCCCGGCGACATCCTCTTCTACTACAACACCTCCGACGGCTACTACCACGACGCCATGTACCTCGGCGGCGGCCAGATGATCGAGGCGCCGAACCCGAGCGCTCGGGTGCGCATCGTGGCCGTGCGCTACACGCAGCTGCTCAACGTGGTCGGCCGCCCCGTCGGCTGA
- the tilS gene encoding tRNA lysidine(34) synthetase TilS encodes MPQRPRLTPAIADVRRAVRDWLATYVPLPDGSQDPTARPAPRLLVALSGGPDSTALAAALAFEAPRHGAGVEAGAIVVDHALQAGSERVAEEAAEQARGLGLSPVLVKRVEVGATGGPEAAARAARYEAFGQALRESGASAILLAHTLDDQAETVLLGLARGSGPTSLRGMEPASHGFGRPLLGVRRETTHAFCADSGLAAWTDPQNSDPAYTRVRVRDVVLPMLERELGPGVAEALVRTADQLREDSDALDHFAEEQAEELADHAEAGISLDVRGLAANPAALRQRLIRLAVESEFAVSLSRAQTLEVARLVTDWHGQGAVHLPGVTVVRRGGILHFEAVATP; translated from the coding sequence GTGCCACAGCGTCCTCGCCTGACCCCCGCGATCGCCGACGTCCGCCGAGCCGTCCGCGACTGGCTCGCGACGTACGTCCCCCTCCCCGACGGGTCGCAGGATCCGACGGCCCGCCCGGCGCCCCGCCTCCTCGTCGCCCTCAGCGGCGGCCCCGACTCGACGGCCCTCGCCGCCGCACTCGCGTTCGAGGCGCCCCGCCACGGCGCCGGCGTCGAGGCCGGCGCGATCGTCGTCGACCACGCGCTCCAGGCCGGCTCGGAACGAGTCGCGGAGGAGGCGGCCGAGCAGGCCCGGGGGCTCGGGCTCTCGCCCGTCCTCGTGAAGCGGGTCGAGGTCGGGGCGACCGGCGGCCCCGAGGCGGCGGCGCGGGCCGCGAGGTACGAGGCGTTCGGCCAGGCGCTCCGTGAGTCGGGGGCGTCCGCGATCCTGCTGGCCCACACCCTCGACGACCAGGCCGAGACGGTGCTGCTCGGCCTCGCGCGGGGCAGCGGCCCGACCAGCCTGCGGGGAATGGAGCCGGCGTCGCACGGCTTCGGCCGGCCATTGCTCGGGGTGCGGCGCGAGACGACGCACGCGTTCTGCGCCGACTCGGGGCTCGCCGCGTGGACCGACCCGCAGAACTCCGACCCCGCGTACACCCGGGTGCGCGTGCGCGACGTGGTGCTGCCGATGCTCGAGCGCGAGCTCGGGCCGGGCGTCGCCGAGGCTCTCGTGCGGACCGCCGACCAGCTGCGCGAGGACAGCGACGCCCTCGACCACTTCGCCGAGGAGCAGGCCGAAGAGCTCGCCGACCACGCCGAGGCCGGCATCTCGCTCGACGTCCGGGGGCTCGCCGCGAACCCGGCGGCCCTGCGGCAGCGGCTGATCCGGCTGGCGGTCGAGAGCGAGTTCGCCGTCTCGCTGTCGCGGGCGCAGACGCTCGAGGTCGCGCGCCTCGTCACCGACTGGCACGGGCAGGGAGCCGTTCACCTGCCGGGCGTTACAGTGGTGAGACGCGGCGGGATCCTGCACTTCGAGGCCGTCGCGACCCCCTGA
- the hpt gene encoding hypoxanthine phosphoribosyltransferase — MDTSDIEGDLKSILLTEEQIHQKIADVARQVEIDYAGRDPLLVGVLKGAVMVMADFARELRIPATMDWMAVSSYGSGTKSSGVVRILKDLDTDLHGRDVIIVEDIIDSGLTLSWLLGNLRGRGASSVEIFALLRKPEAATVEVPVKYAGFEIPNEFVVGYGLDYDERYRNLRAIGILAPHVYS; from the coding sequence ATGGACACCAGCGACATCGAGGGCGACCTGAAGTCGATCCTCCTCACCGAGGAGCAGATCCACCAGAAGATCGCCGACGTCGCCCGCCAGGTCGAGATCGACTACGCCGGCCGCGACCCGCTGCTCGTCGGCGTGCTCAAGGGCGCCGTCATGGTCATGGCCGATTTCGCTCGCGAGCTGCGGATCCCCGCGACGATGGACTGGATGGCGGTCTCGTCGTACGGCTCGGGCACGAAGTCGTCGGGTGTCGTCAGGATCCTGAAAGACCTCGACACCGACCTCCACGGCCGCGACGTGATCATCGTCGAGGACATCATCGACTCGGGTCTCACGCTCTCCTGGCTGCTGGGCAACCTCCGCGGTCGCGGGGCGTCGAGCGTCGAGATCTTCGCCCTGCTGCGCAAGCCCGAGGCGGCCACGGTCGAGGTGCCGGTGAAGTACGCCGGGTTCGAGATCCCGAACGAGTTCGTCGTCGGCTACGGCCTCGACTACGACGAGCGGTACCGCAACCTCCGCGCAATCGGGATCCTCGCGCCGCACGTGTACAGCTAG
- a CDS encoding inorganic diphosphatase, whose protein sequence is MGAYDVVIEIPKGSRNKYEVDHETGRVYLDRVLFTSFVYPTDYGFFENTLGLDGDPVDALVLLEYPTFPGVGVKVRPVGVFKMSDEAGSDAKVLVVPAKDPRWQHIQDISDVDDQTKAEIAHFFERYKDLEPGKWVKADGWGDAAEAEEIVAAGFAAYKPSH, encoded by the coding sequence ATGGGTGCCTACGACGTCGTCATCGAAATCCCGAAGGGGTCGCGCAACAAGTACGAGGTCGACCACGAGACCGGCCGCGTCTACCTCGACCGCGTGCTCTTCACCTCGTTCGTCTACCCGACCGACTACGGCTTCTTCGAGAACACTCTCGGCCTCGACGGCGACCCCGTCGACGCGCTGGTGCTGCTCGAGTACCCGACCTTCCCTGGCGTGGGCGTCAAGGTGCGCCCGGTCGGCGTCTTCAAGATGAGCGACGAGGCCGGCTCCGACGCCAAGGTGCTCGTCGTTCCGGCGAAGGACCCGCGCTGGCAGCACATCCAGGACATCTCGGACGTCGACGACCAGACCAAGGCCGAGATCGCGCACTTCTTCGAGCGCTACAAGGACCTCGAGCCCGGCAAGTGGGTCAAGGCCGACGGCTGGGGCGACGCCGCCGAGGCGGAGGAGATCGTCGCGGCGGGCTTCGCCGCGTACAAGCCGTCGCACTGA